The following proteins are co-located in the Acinetobacter sp. NCu2D-2 genome:
- a CDS encoding M48 family metalloprotease, which translates to MKRLFLACGLSLCMVNTHTEEIGFQQNSAQFNVPEIGSGVGLIDQQKEKIIGEKVYREVQAKMPVIQNPWLEDQLFSVFSHILSQTQLQQPIGLLVINDPQINAFAVPGGLFALNLGLLNSAKNIDEVAGVMSHEIAHVTQRHYSRSQEAFKGQGLLALAGILVGALVASQADGDAGAAVMLGSQAALLDKQLSYSRNQEREADRIGMQYMYASGYNPQSMADFFEVMHRSTSRLSFMPDFWYTHPLTSERMSEARLRANQLPAVKPKLRDQEYELIRWYSCVLSGQTTEQQLIGLAQQNNFAAQMALAAYYVEKNDYQAAQSALNQAKKISSNHPLLTLLQTDVYLGRNQVAEALGIIRTAAIVMPEHRALNYKYAEALIRANQSTDAKAVIQHFLKNNERDLSGWRLMQMATIADAASPVKAINVLRYRAEVEYWSGQEETAIKTLLHAQRISKSNQSLSHTISARLKQMQKERQYKI; encoded by the coding sequence CATACTGAAGAAATTGGTTTTCAACAAAACTCTGCACAGTTTAATGTTCCTGAAATTGGTTCAGGGGTGGGCTTAATCGATCAACAAAAAGAAAAAATAATCGGTGAAAAAGTTTATCGAGAAGTTCAAGCCAAAATGCCAGTGATTCAAAACCCATGGTTAGAGGATCAACTTTTTTCAGTATTTTCACATATTTTGAGTCAAACACAATTGCAGCAACCCATTGGATTATTAGTCATTAATGATCCTCAAATTAATGCTTTTGCTGTGCCGGGTGGATTATTTGCACTGAATCTTGGTTTATTGAATTCAGCAAAAAATATTGATGAAGTGGCAGGGGTGATGTCACATGAAATTGCACACGTTACACAACGTCATTACAGTCGCTCTCAAGAAGCATTTAAAGGGCAAGGATTACTCGCTTTAGCGGGAATTTTAGTTGGAGCCTTAGTCGCTTCTCAAGCGGATGGCGATGCAGGCGCTGCGGTGATGTTAGGCTCTCAAGCCGCATTATTGGATAAGCAATTATCGTATAGCCGAAATCAAGAGCGTGAAGCGGATCGTATTGGTATGCAGTATATGTATGCTTCAGGCTATAACCCGCAAAGTATGGCAGATTTTTTTGAAGTGATGCATCGCTCTACTAGCCGTTTAAGCTTTATGCCAGATTTTTGGTATACGCATCCATTGACCAGTGAGCGTATGAGCGAAGCAAGGTTACGTGCAAATCAATTGCCTGCAGTTAAACCTAAATTACGCGATCAAGAGTATGAATTAATTCGTTGGTATAGCTGTGTGCTGTCAGGTCAAACCACTGAACAACAACTTATTGGTTTAGCTCAGCAAAATAACTTTGCTGCTCAAATGGCTTTGGCTGCTTATTATGTTGAAAAAAATGATTATCAGGCTGCGCAAAGTGCTTTAAATCAAGCGAAAAAAATCAGCTCAAATCATCCCTTACTGACTTTATTGCAAACTGATGTTTATCTGGGGCGTAATCAAGTTGCTGAGGCTTTAGGTATTATACGTACTGCGGCAATTGTTATGCCTGAGCATCGTGCGTTGAATTATAAGTATGCTGAAGCATTAATTCGAGCAAATCAATCTACAGATGCCAAAGCAGTTATACAGCATTTTTTAAAGAACAATGAGCGTGATTTATCGGGTTGGCGACTTATGCAAATGGCGACGATTGCAGATGCAGCTTCACCTGTAAAAGCGATCAATGTTTTGCGTTATCGTGCAGAAGTGGAGTATTGGTCGGGTCAGGAAGAAACAGCGATTAAGACTTTATTGCATGCACAGCGTATTAGTAAATCAAATCAATCTTTGAGTCATACAATAAGTGCAAGATTGAAACAAATGCAAAAAGAACGACAATATAAAATCTAG
- a CDS encoding GatB/YqeY domain-containing protein, whose translation MTTLKTQIMDVLKATMRAKEMDKLTVIRSLQAAIKQIEVDERKELDDAQVLAVIEKQIKQRKESIKAFSGAGREDLASKEQAEVEVLSQFLPEAMTEEELDSIIAQTIAAQEATSMKDMGKVMNSLRPLIAGRADPAQVSAKIKAKLA comes from the coding sequence ATGACTACTTTAAAAACCCAAATCATGGACGTTCTAAAAGCAACTATGCGTGCTAAGGAAATGGACAAGTTGACGGTAATACGTAGTTTACAGGCAGCAATTAAGCAAATCGAAGTCGATGAGCGCAAAGAACTTGACGACGCTCAAGTTCTTGCGGTCATTGAAAAACAAATTAAACAACGTAAAGAATCGATCAAAGCCTTTTCTGGTGCTGGTCGAGAAGATTTAGCTAGTAAGGAACAAGCCGAAGTTGAGGTTCTCTCTCAATTTCTACCAGAAGCTATGACTGAGGAAGAACTTGATTCCATCATTGCGCAAACGATTGCAGCGCAAGAAGCTACTAGCATGAAAGATATGGGTAAGGTGATGAATTCTCTGCGTCCGCTCATAGCCGGACGCGCCGATCCTGCACAAGTTTCTGCAAAAATTAAAGCAAAACTTGCGTAA
- the rpsU gene encoding 30S ribosomal protein S21, with product MPQVKLKEGEPVDVAIRRFKRSCEKAGVLADVRKREFYEKPTQERKRKKAAAVKRYQKKLARESVRTTRLY from the coding sequence ATGCCACAAGTTAAATTGAAAGAAGGCGAACCAGTAGACGTAGCTATCCGTCGTTTCAAACGTTCATGCGAAAAAGCAGGTGTTCTTGCTGACGTTCGTAAACGTGAATTCTACGAAAAACCTACTCAAGAACGTAAACGTAAAAAAGCTGCTGCTGTTAAACGCTACCAAAAGAAATTGGCGCGTGAATCAGTACGTACTACTCGCCTTTACTAA
- the tsaD gene encoding tRNA (adenosine(37)-N6)-threonylcarbamoyltransferase complex transferase subunit TsaD has translation MIVLGLETSCDETGLALYDSELGLRGQVLYSQIKLHAEYGGVVPELASRDHVRKLIPLINQLLEQTGVKKSEIDAVAYTRGPGLMGALMTGALFGRTLAFALNKPAIGVHHMEGHMLAPLLSKTPPEFPFVALLVSGGHSQLMAAYGIGQYELLGESIDDAAGEAFDKVAKMMGLPYPGGPNISRLAEQGNPEAFAFPRPMLHQDLTFSFSGLKTAVSVQMKKLGDENRDADIAASFQEAIVDTLVKKSVKALKQTGLKRLVIAGGVSANKRLRERLEADLAKIKSQVYYAEPALCTDNGAMIAFAGYQRLKAGQHDGLVVTTTPRWPMTELSNPTEA, from the coding sequence ATGATCGTTTTAGGCTTAGAAACATCATGTGATGAAACAGGGCTTGCGCTTTATGACAGCGAGTTGGGTTTACGTGGACAGGTGCTTTATAGTCAGATTAAACTGCACGCAGAGTACGGTGGTGTAGTGCCAGAATTGGCTTCACGTGACCACGTACGTAAACTGATTCCTTTAATTAATCAGTTACTCGAACAAACAGGTGTTAAGAAATCTGAGATTGATGCCGTCGCTTATACGCGTGGTCCCGGTTTGATGGGCGCACTGATGACAGGTGCATTGTTTGGTCGTACTTTGGCATTTGCTTTAAATAAGCCTGCGATTGGTGTGCATCATATGGAAGGTCATATGTTGGCACCGCTTTTATCTAAAACGCCACCAGAGTTCCCATTTGTAGCATTGTTAGTTTCTGGTGGACACTCACAATTGATGGCGGCTTATGGCATTGGTCAATATGAGCTTTTAGGTGAGTCAATTGATGATGCAGCAGGTGAAGCATTTGATAAAGTCGCGAAAATGATGGGTTTGCCATATCCAGGTGGTCCAAATATTTCACGCCTTGCAGAACAGGGAAATCCTGAAGCATTTGCATTCCCACGTCCGATGTTGCACCAAGATTTAACGTTCTCATTTAGTGGTTTAAAAACCGCAGTTTCAGTACAAATGAAAAAATTGGGTGACGAAAATCGCGATGCAGATATTGCCGCAAGTTTCCAAGAAGCGATTGTGGATACTTTGGTTAAAAAATCGGTGAAAGCGCTTAAACAAACAGGTTTAAAACGTCTCGTTATTGCTGGCGGTGTGAGTGCGAATAAACGTTTACGTGAACGTTTAGAGGCGGATTTGGCGAAAATTAAATCGCAGGTCTATTATGCAGAGCCTGCGCTTTGTACCGATAATGGTGCCATGATTGCATTTGCGGGCTATCAACGTCTAAAAGCAGGTCAACATGATGGCTTAGTAGTTACTACGACACCACGTTGGCCGATGACTGAATTAAGTAATCCGACTGAAGCTTAA
- a CDS encoding ATP-binding protein, with protein MATINLPVHILESLNTVLLQLQHSLPAIKNKPTFDAYAYKWQDGQLHAIHQLKSIHLSDLKGIERQKEKVIQNTLQFLNGLPANDILLTGSRGTGKSSIVRALLNDYAEQGLRLIEIERDDLSDLPQIQKLIADRPEKFIVYCDDLAFNAEDENYRSLKSVLDGSLQSGSSNFVIYATSNRRHLLPEFMHENTPATKVDVPQYTELHPQEAIEEKISLSDRFGLWLSFYPMDQNLYLEIVEHYLNQAHLELSPEARAEALRWCQSRGQRSGRAAYQFSKHWIGAISLKALEQSIQ; from the coding sequence ATGGCAACCATAAATCTACCCGTTCACATTTTAGAATCTTTAAATACCGTATTGCTTCAATTACAACACAGCCTCCCCGCCATCAAAAATAAACCAACGTTCGATGCATATGCTTATAAGTGGCAAGATGGTCAACTCCATGCAATTCATCAGTTGAAATCTATCCATCTTTCAGACTTAAAAGGTATTGAACGTCAGAAAGAAAAAGTCATTCAAAATACCTTACAGTTTTTAAATGGCTTACCTGCAAACGATATTTTGCTCACAGGTTCACGTGGTACAGGTAAATCGTCAATTGTCCGTGCATTACTAAATGATTATGCCGAACAAGGTTTACGTTTAATTGAGATTGAACGTGATGATCTTTCGGATTTACCTCAAATTCAAAAACTGATCGCAGATCGCCCTGAAAAGTTTATCGTCTATTGTGATGATCTTGCCTTTAATGCTGAAGATGAAAATTATCGCAGTCTTAAAAGTGTTTTAGATGGTTCACTGCAATCGGGTTCAAGTAATTTCGTGATTTACGCCACTAGTAATCGTCGTCATTTATTGCCAGAGTTCATGCATGAAAATACACCTGCAACCAAGGTAGATGTCCCTCAATACACAGAACTCCATCCACAAGAAGCGATTGAGGAAAAAATATCACTTTCAGATCGTTTTGGTTTATGGCTATCGTTTTATCCTATGGATCAAAATTTATATTTGGAAATCGTTGAGCATTATTTAAATCAAGCTCATCTTGAATTATCACCTGAAGCGCGTGCTGAAGCTTTGCGCTGGTGTCAATCACGTGGTCAACGTTCTGGTCGTGCCGCTTATCAATTCTCAAAACATTGGATTGGTGCTATCTCCTTAAAAGCACTTGAACAATCTATCCAATAG
- a CDS encoding DUF3336 domain-containing protein: MLFKDFSQHINPHQAYRIKKLKQQLEKAETFDEWKAIALKLDEESGAQEWKLDNTSPYFDAQIIAHRLGKLTRYRQQKRTRDLMYILREGLSYDIANISHPLLFSETYTGTKKIIEDYVEEVSQSLAYIASEECTCLSISEKIEYFKHCQRAYGQPALMFSGGSTLGLFHTGVCKVLMEQDLLPKVMSGSSAGAIMTAMLGVSDPRDYHQILKGENFFNEAFHFRKINEVLKTGGGLADVRYLKNFLVENLGDITFDEALKKSGLHINVAIAPYDGSQDARIMNAYTSPDVLVWSAVLASCAVPILFPPIQLTSKRHDGKYTPYLASTRWVDGSVRSDFPQEKMARLYNINYSIASQVNPHIVPFMMDDASRFRKDMLSWPERIARRQAKVIARGVMDFTRERVGNLSPVRRLLDHGHGVIDQRYYGDVNIVGNHSLKHYSYMLQNPKPHLFKILQKEGERATWPKISLLETQARVSKTIQHGLELLKYQKEKQAQANDSALL, encoded by the coding sequence ATGTTATTTAAAGATTTTTCACAGCATATTAATCCACATCAAGCTTATCGTATTAAAAAGCTTAAACAGCAATTAGAAAAGGCTGAGACTTTTGATGAATGGAAAGCGATTGCACTCAAGCTAGATGAAGAATCTGGTGCACAAGAATGGAAACTCGATAACACTTCACCTTATTTTGATGCTCAAATTATTGCCCATCGTTTGGGAAAATTGACCCGTTACCGTCAGCAAAAACGTACTCGTGATTTGATGTATATATTACGTGAGGGGTTAAGCTATGACATTGCGAATATTTCCCATCCATTATTGTTTTCTGAAACGTATACGGGCACGAAAAAAATCATTGAAGATTATGTGGAAGAGGTGAGCCAAAGTCTGGCTTACATCGCTTCAGAAGAATGTACTTGTCTCAGTATTTCCGAAAAAATTGAATACTTTAAACATTGTCAGCGTGCTTATGGTCAGCCAGCATTAATGTTCTCAGGTGGTTCTACACTTGGCTTATTTCATACAGGTGTGTGTAAGGTACTTATGGAGCAAGACTTACTGCCAAAAGTCATGTCAGGTTCGAGCGCAGGTGCGATCATGACAGCAATGCTCGGCGTATCTGATCCGAGGGATTATCATCAGATATTAAAAGGTGAAAACTTCTTTAATGAGGCATTTCACTTCCGTAAAATCAATGAGGTGCTGAAAACAGGTGGTGGCTTGGCAGATGTGCGCTATCTAAAAAACTTTTTAGTGGAAAACCTAGGCGATATTACTTTTGATGAAGCCCTAAAAAAATCGGGATTACATATTAATGTGGCTATTGCACCTTATGATGGCTCACAAGATGCACGCATTATGAATGCGTATACATCGCCCGACGTCTTGGTGTGGAGTGCAGTGTTGGCTTCTTGTGCAGTACCAATTTTATTCCCACCGATTCAACTGACCAGTAAACGTCATGACGGCAAATATACACCGTATTTGGCATCGACACGCTGGGTAGACGGTAGTGTCAGAAGTGATTTCCCACAAGAGAAAATGGCACGTTTATATAATATTAATTATTCCATTGCGAGTCAGGTGAATCCGCATATTGTGCCTTTTATGATGGATGATGCTTCACGCTTTAGAAAGGATATGTTGAGTTGGCCTGAACGAATTGCACGTCGACAAGCGAAAGTCATTGCGCGTGGTGTAATGGATTTTACCCGTGAACGGGTAGGTAACTTGTCACCCGTGCGCCGTCTACTTGATCATGGGCATGGAGTGATTGATCAGCGTTATTATGGCGATGTCAATATTGTGGGTAATCATAGCCTGAAGCATTACAGTTATATGTTGCAAAATCCAAAACCACATTTATTTAAAATCCTTCAAAAAGAAGGGGAGCGTGCGACTTGGCCGAAAATTTCTCTTTTAGAAACACAAGCGAGAGTCAGCAAAACAATTCAACATGGGTTAGAGTTACTGAAATACCAAAAGGAAAAACAAGCTCAAGCCAATGACTCAGCTTTGCTTTAA
- a CDS encoding protein kinase domain-containing protein, whose protein sequence is MTQLCFNLNDLLEQKWTLKTKAKSLSYGRRLFQININGQSYWLKTQRDEQASDESFVKAFDRELAFYHYAEGNQLEICLPFQIFNQEFFYQGEQFIRGLLLPNALSIFSQSPKTFNLSQIKNIFIRAVEVLVDLSACGYIHADLKSDHFVIHQEKVCLIDFEQVQSMASKKTNMTATPRYMAPELFHGEAKSIASEIYALGIIFLEWLKQTRLTAKTYQDWAVLHCQNLDVHLSREYQCFEPLLRYMLVKRKEGRIQDLQSMRQWLMTEIE, encoded by the coding sequence ATGACTCAGCTTTGCTTTAATTTAAATGATTTACTCGAACAGAAATGGACATTAAAGACAAAGGCAAAAAGTTTGTCTTATGGACGTCGTTTATTTCAAATAAATATCAACGGACAAAGTTATTGGCTGAAAACACAGCGAGATGAGCAGGCGAGTGATGAGTCATTTGTTAAGGCTTTTGATCGGGAGTTAGCCTTTTATCATTATGCTGAGGGTAATCAGCTCGAGATCTGTTTGCCGTTTCAAATTTTTAATCAAGAATTTTTTTATCAGGGTGAACAATTCATTAGAGGGTTGCTTCTACCCAATGCACTCTCAATTTTTTCTCAATCGCCTAAGACATTCAATTTATCTCAAATCAAAAATATCTTCATTCGGGCTGTTGAAGTGTTAGTTGACCTGTCAGCATGTGGATATATACATGCTGACTTAAAATCTGATCATTTTGTGATACATCAAGAGAAAGTATGTTTAATAGATTTTGAACAAGTTCAGTCAATGGCATCTAAAAAAACAAATATGACAGCAACACCACGCTATATGGCACCTGAATTATTCCATGGAGAAGCGAAGTCCATTGCGAGTGAAATCTATGCTTTAGGGATTATTTTTCTAGAATGGCTGAAGCAAACACGCCTTACAGCGAAAACCTATCAGGATTGGGCTGTATTACATTGCCAAAATTTAGACGTTCATCTCTCAAGAGAATATCAATGTTTTGAACCATTGTTACGTTACATGTTAGTTAAACGTAAAGAGGGGCGAATACAGGATTTACAAAGCATGCGGCAGTGGTTAATGACTGAAATTGAATGA
- the gloB gene encoding hydroxyacylglutathione hydrolase — protein sequence MMSYKIHCIDVKNQLQNYIWLLEHTPSGDVIAVDPTEAKLVQDYCSEHQLKLKQIWLTHWHKDHIGGVPELIAELDIAVLGPQAEQEKIPFMSHALNHEGLFQFHDLNIEVIAVPGHTLGHIVYFIDEIDTLFCGDTLFAMGCGRVFEGTYEQMYNSLNRLAALPPRTQVYCTHEYTLSNAKFALHVEPENVAIQERYEQVERMRLLGQCTLPSQIEIELQTNPFLRANDVEEFTRLRQLKDNF from the coding sequence ATGATGTCTTATAAAATTCACTGTATTGATGTTAAAAATCAACTGCAAAACTATATTTGGCTACTTGAGCATACGCCCTCTGGTGATGTGATTGCTGTAGATCCAACTGAAGCCAAACTTGTCCAAGACTATTGTAGTGAGCATCAACTTAAGCTTAAACAAATTTGGCTCACACATTGGCATAAGGATCATATAGGTGGTGTTCCTGAGCTTATCGCTGAATTAGATATTGCTGTACTTGGGCCACAAGCTGAGCAAGAAAAGATTCCTTTTATGAGCCACGCGTTAAATCATGAAGGTCTGTTTCAATTTCATGATTTGAATATTGAAGTGATTGCTGTTCCAGGTCATACGCTTGGGCATATTGTTTATTTCATCGATGAAATAGACACTTTATTCTGCGGTGATACTTTATTTGCGATGGGTTGCGGTCGAGTCTTCGAAGGAACTTATGAGCAGATGTATAATTCACTGAATCGACTTGCGGCATTACCACCGAGAACTCAAGTCTATTGCACACATGAATACACGCTCTCAAATGCTAAATTTGCTTTGCATGTGGAACCTGAAAATGTCGCAATTCAGGAGCGCTATGAACAAGTAGAACGTATGCGCTTGCTTGGTCAGTGCACATTACCAAGCCAGATTGAAATTGAACTGCAAACCAATCCTTTTTTACGTGCAAATGATGTCGAGGAATTTACCCGACTTCGCCAGCTTAAAGATAATTTTTAA
- a CDS encoding flavin reductase family protein — MKPHIRPVPLEKAYRLITHGPTVLVSAQDNQYTDVMAAAWACALEFKPAKVTVVLDKSTKTREIIEQSGYFALQVPTLKQLKMVYALGNMSLHDAPEKLRHAGTNLFQFKDANIPVVDGCSAWLLCKLIPESHNQQQHDLFIGEVIAAYADERVFKDGHWNFQDADLEWRSIHHVSGGHFYTIGDAVSVDEA, encoded by the coding sequence ATGAAGCCACATATTCGCCCAGTGCCTTTAGAAAAAGCCTATCGACTGATTACACACGGCCCTACCGTTTTAGTTTCCGCACAGGACAATCAATATACCGATGTCATGGCTGCAGCATGGGCGTGTGCACTTGAGTTTAAGCCTGCCAAAGTTACTGTCGTGTTGGATAAAAGCACCAAAACGAGAGAAATTATTGAACAATCAGGCTATTTTGCACTTCAAGTCCCTACACTCAAACAGCTTAAAATGGTGTACGCCTTAGGCAATATGAGTCTGCACGATGCACCTGAAAAACTCCGTCATGCAGGTACAAATTTATTCCAGTTTAAAGACGCTAACATTCCTGTAGTTGATGGCTGCTCTGCATGGCTATTATGCAAATTAATCCCTGAATCGCACAATCAACAGCAGCATGATTTATTTATTGGTGAAGTCATTGCAGCTTATGCTGACGAGCGTGTGTTTAAAGACGGGCATTGGAACTTTCAAGATGCAGATCTAGAATGGCGCAGTATCCATCATGTTTCAGGTGGACATTTTTATACCATTGGTGATGCTGTTTCGGTTGATGAAGCTTAA